ATTTGCTGTCGAAAATTCACCCTGCTGTTTGAACTCAGCAACATCGAAGACCTAAAAGTGCCTCCTTGATGTCTAGCCACTGATGGACTTGCCTAAGCACTCACCTTCAGCAAGATACAAATAGCACAAGCCAtgcccacagcaccagtcccGACGATGGTGATCTTGCACTGGGAGGCCTTGTCTTCTGCGATCAGATTCTCGATAAGTTGCTCCTTCACTGTCGACATCCTGAGGGCCTGACAGGAATACGGCCATTCAGGGAGCCCCATTCTCACAGCCACGAGGTACTAAACACAGGGAACAGCCAAGGAACTACCTACCTCTCCTGAGCTTACAGAATGttggagctgggaggaggaaaGCTAAAGAACGGCCTAGTCAGTGTGGTGGGAAAGTTGTCTTCTGAGGAAAAGCTTCCTTacttcttctccccaccccccaccagcatctcccccgcccccgcccccgccactcACTAATGCTCTGCTTGGCGTCAACAGATGGCCCGAGAGCGCAAAGACCAGAGTGGCATCGGCAAACGACACCAACGACAGTTAACGTGCCAAGCCCAGCAACTGTCACTGCCCGCGAGCTGCCACGTGAGGACGCTTCCACGCGCTGTTGTCCACGTCACACGCAAACTCCACCCCTACAGCGGCCCAGGCGCAGGCGCATTGGGCAAGGCTAGGTGTCCGTGTGCACAGCTCCTTTGCGTGGTTATCCCAATGTTGATTTCGAGGCTTCTAGAGGCACCCTGAGTGTGCAAGACCAGGATACCGATGTTGTTTAATTTCCCTCAACCCAACTAGGTCCGGGATTAAtgtgaagctccaggttcctttggaaaccctacccccacccctcaGCCACTGAGAGTATAGGTTCCTGGGGAGATATctggaacacttggtttccaccaCGCTGCCCACTGAGGCTTCCCGCTCTTGAGGCGAAAGCGGTTGGCTGCATGCGGCGAGACAAGCTGGCAGAGTTCACAGGCAGCGGAGAGGGCACGCCCACCACACCACACCCAGCCCAGAAACCTGGAGAAAGGAATTTACGGAGGTTGGAGTGACCAACCAGAGTTTAAGGAACGTTGGATGATGCAGCTACCACATGCTTATTAACATTTTGACTTGCAGGCATTTTCAAAATTatgatcaacagatggaagatctttctgtctctcctcctctctgtgaatctgccttcccagtaataaatctaaaaaaaaaaaaaaaaaaaagagcttctcccaggtctcctctgaggccagcctctactgttttcccaagccacaagcagggagctggatgcaaagtggagcagccaggataggaatgtcgcccatatgagatcctggcagttgcaaggtgaggatttagccgctaggctattgtgctgggcccacccaGAAACAGTACCCTCTGTATTGCAGCATCTACCACTGGTATAGCAGTAGGCAGaaaagaatttttgaaagatCATCCTTTCAAGTTTCAATTGGTGAATAAGGGACTGCCACATTGTTCTCCACCAATTGGTGCCTAATCTCCTTACGGAGCTTCCTCACAGGACTGACCTATTTATCCAAAGCAAGAGGGCACAACGTGAGCCAGAAACACTTGTGCCGGAGAGCAAAGAAGCTTTGGAAGCTTTAATCTGAAATTCATTCATGTAAATGAATCTACTTTGTTGGTATTAACTTTATAAAATATACtaatatacattttttcaaaagatttaaagGTGGAAGGAATCGTGCATTTAGTTAAtagctgctgcttggaatgcccaaaATGTATATGGGAGTGCCTAGGAtcaagccacaatggctggagctgagtcaatctgacgccaggagcttcttctgggtctcccacgcaggtgcagggccccaaggctttgggcagtcctctactgtcCCTAGGctgcaagcatggagctggatgggaagtaagcaaggagctagactggggtgtcaggattagaaccagcgcccatatgggatcctggtgcattcaaggtgaggactttattgggaaggcagagttacaaacatctttcatctgctggttcattcaccaattGGCCAAAGGCCAGTTAGGTcggtctaaaaccaggagccatgaacttcttccagctcttccaagATATGGGGACCCAAAGATTCcagccatcctctactttcccaaactcttagcagagggctgggttggaagcagaggaatCATAAGAGAAatcagtgctcaaatgggatgctggtatcacaggtagaggcttagcatgctgtaccacaacaccagcccctacagctacttattttaaaaataactgctgGGCCCGATGGCAAGGCCTTTCAGCTAAAGACCTTGCtgtgaatgcgccgggatcccacatgggcactggttctaaacccggaagctccacttcccatccagctccctgcttgtggcctgggaaagcagtcgaggatgccccaaagccttgggactctgcacccgtgtgggagacgtggaagaagttcctggctcctggctttggattggaacaGCATCagccagggagtgaatcatcggacggaagatgtctctcctctctgtatttccaataaaaataaatctttaaaaataatttccattggGGCTGGCGGCAGAGTTTGAATCCCGGCTCACTCCATTCCAGTTAATGCACAGcctgatgatggctcaaataggtGGGTCCTGTCACACCTTGGAGATTTGAAGTTCCCAGTTTCAACCCTGtacctgtgggagactcagaggatcctagcttcagatggattcagctctggccattgcagtgctGGGGGAAGCGAATCATCAAATGGGAGAATTTTCCTTTGTCTCAACTACTGTCTATATATCttactctccaataaaaataaatctttttaaaaaaacttttgccgggcccgacagcgtggcctagcagctgaagtcctcacccaatgcattgggaccctgcacccgcgtggcagacctggagaaggttcctggttcccggcttcggatcggtgcgcaccggcctgttgcggctcacttggggagtgaatcatcggatgaagatcttcctctctgtctctcctcctctctgtatatctgcctttgtaataaaataaatctttaaaaaaaaaacttttgccaATTGCCCTTTCATTTTTAACTGATTTCATGTTTAGTAATTTCTGAATCTATAATAAATGGCAGCTGCAGAAGTTTAACTGAATAAATCAAAGGGGTCACTGTTCAAGGTTTATTTGGCGATTCAGTTGGCATAACACTTGGATAGCTGGTTGCATTGTTCATAGATCTTCCCTTTTACATTACACAGCAGCATATACTACTCATACATACAGTATACAAAATAAGATCCTTTAGAACAACAGTTCTGCATAAGACATGCGATATTGAATTTGTACAGTATTGGAAATCCAGGATGTGACTGGCTGGGAAAGTTGGACTAAACACAGTTGGTGAAGGAACCAGAAGTTACAAAGCACACAATAAAACACGTCTAGTCAGATGGGCAACTGGAGCCTGTGCAACATAGGCAGTGGCTCCTTAGAGGTGGTCAGCTCGCACCCTAACCAATCTAGGATGCCACCAAATGAAGTGGCCAGCATCTGGATGTAGCTGTGGGATTTTAGAGGCCGTTCTAACTAGATTCTTCCCTCTCTCGGGGCAATTATTGTGACACTGCTTTCATCACATCAGATTAAAAGGACAACATGCACAACCTCCAACTTAAACCCTGTTGTAGCCTAGATAGTGGAGTGTCGGCATGGTAGAAGACTTTAGAACTGCAGCTCCTTCTGGATCCCCCAGAGTGTATCTGCACTTTTCTTCAAACGTTCCTCTTCATCCGGAGTCAGCGTCACCTTCACGACATCAGAGATGCCATTTTGTCCCAAGATGCAAGGAACACTCAGGAAGACATCATCCTTGATGCCATAGAGACCCTGAAGacaaaacagtaaatattttacCCTTGGCATGTGCATCCTGGGTTTCTTGATCCCTAGGAAGCTTATTTAACACAACTCGCTAGTTCCTAGTGCTATAAAACAATGTCATCAAAATACAAGATTTCCATTCTAGATAATCTAAATCCTATCATTATGCATAGCACTTTCCAATTTTCATTGTTAAACATTTTGGTACCTTCAATGTAGTTTCTATTTcttctagattaaaaaaaagatacaatttcTTTTAGTCTTGATTTACCTCAATAATTAGCTTGCGccacaaattttcaaaaataaaaaatctttgtcGGGGTGGAAACATCTAGCCTGAAACAAAtatggtctggccctgccaaggcagcagcaggcagcactTGAAATTTGAGAAATCCAGAGCAGGCAAATTAAGGCAATCCTTTTAGATGCTCTGCAAATGACATTATAAATATTCAGATGACCCTGGCAGGAAAAAGGCTCCCCACCCCTAATGTGCTTCACAGTCCTAGAACACCAATATTCAGTGTCAACCACTTCTTTCCAGGATTCCATAGAAGTTAGTGATTGAAGACTTACATTCATCTCCTGCTTcctcaaaattatttaaattcctcagaaacatttaaaaaacacatgaaatacAGCACACAAATACAAAGTTTCACTGCAGAAACCCACCTTAATCATGGTGGAAATCGGGTGTACCCGCCTGAGGTTCTTCATTATACTTTCTGCCAGGTCTGCCACAGATAGTCCAATGGCCCAGGATGTATAACCTTTCAGTTTGATCACCTCATAAGCACTGCAGTGCAGGAAACCGCAGAGAAACAAgaggaacaaagcaaaacaaactatTACTGAACTGCATGTTTCAATAAGTAATGCCACAGCTGTATTGTGTACTTAAAAGTAACCCTTAATGTGCAGTagcttttttttctgtacatGTAAACTTAAGTTTCTAGTTCCTTGGAATATATTAACTGGTGAATTGTATGCAAATCCATTTGAATCcatttagggtttttttaaaaaaggctttatttttattggagagtcagataaacagagaatgatcttccatttgctgattcactccccaagtggccacaacgaccagagctgaggcaatccgaagccaggagcccagagcttcttccaggtcacccacacagggacccaaggttttggcctgtcctcaactgtctttcacaggccataagcagggagctgaatgggaagcatagcagccagaacaagaactggcacccatatgggatcctggcgcatgccaaagcgaggactttagtcactgagccatcacactgatccctccatttttagttttaaagcaccTATCTGAGTAGCTGTACAATTTAACATGCCCACCGACAATGGATGAATTGGAACTAGTATATGTGACAGCAGATGAACCCCACTGGCctacaatgccaacatcatatatctgtagcagttcaagtcccagctgcttaacttcaaatctagtttcctgctaatacagctggGAATACAATGGTGCAATGCTTgcaccactgccacccatgtgggagacctgggtggaattccaggctcctggctatggcttgATCTGACCCCAGCTCTTACagttgcttgggaagtgaaccaacagattcaagatctctcccttttctctcagtaactctgcttttgaaacaaaTCTTACACAAAACATGGCTGAGTGACCCAATTTCTCAAATTCTCACCAGCAATCGGTGCTGTCGTGGCTTTCGTTTAAGCCATTCTTCTAGTGTTTTTCTGTTCTTGTTAACTTTTTGTTGCATGATCTTAAAGTTTTCTAACAAAAAGACCTGAGAtctaatctttcaaataaaaactttaaaagctAGTCTTCCATGTTACCAAATTACAAGCTCTATTACCTGTCAACCACCTGTTTGTGAACCTGCTTCCACTGCTCCTTGTCTGTGTCAGTGCCCATCTCTGGGTGCAGAGTCTTCAGGGAGACACCAGCAACATTCACTCCACTCCATACAGGAACTGAAAGAAACACAACAGAGGATACTTCATTTTTGTGCACAAGAAATTTGGTAATCATGATTCATTTTTCTAACTCTTTCTGCATAAAAGGGTTACTCCCTGTTGCTAGATGATCAACATTATCATTGTCCTTACTCATTTTCATCTGTTTAGATTGTATAAAACTAATAACATTGTAACCTGTTTTCTTAGCCTGTTAGAATGCTAAATCCATATACACTCAAAATATAAAGACGAAATGAGAATATAAGGGGAACGTCGACATAAGAATTAAAATTCTGCACAAACCAGaattgctgggcccggcggcagcatgtggcctagcggctaaagtcctcgccttgaaagcaccgggatcccatatgggcgccggttctaatcccggcggctccacttcccaaccagctccctgcttgtggcctggaaaagcagttgaggacggcccaatgctttggaaccctgcacccgcgtgggagacctggaagaggttcctgggtcctggcttcggatcggcgcacaccggcccgttgcggctcacttggggagtgaaacatcggatggaagatcttcctctctgtctctcctcctctctgtatatctgactttgtaataaaataaataaatctttaaaaaaaaacagaattgcttTCAACTTTGATAAGATTTTTCATGTATTGTATTTGGTTTAGTTTATTAacttattgtaaaagcagatttatggagaaggaaagtcaaagatcttctgtccactggttcactccccacgtggctgcaatggctgaagtggagcctggagcctcttctgggtctcccaagcaggtgcaggggccccaaggctttgggccattctttatgGCTTTCCTATGCTGTAAGCAGGGAAAtaaatggcaagtggagcaaccaggatacaaaccaagagcctatatgggatcccagtggaagcaaggatttagccaatgggcTGTTGGGCTAGATTAACTGAATTGCCAAGGTAGGCAATTGAAGTTGGGGTTAGCATAGTGTTTTGGTATCCCACCATCAGGGTGCTGGCTTGACTCCGGCCTGCTCCATTGCtggtgtagctccctgctaatacaactcagaaggcagatgatggctccaggcACCCCCATGGGATAttcagatgcagttccaggctgctgATCTCATCCCAGACCAGCCCTAgtctttgtagccatttgaggagcgaacaaatggatgaaagagctttctgtctgtcccttgctctataactctgcctttcaaatgaattttttaatcaaataaataaatctttaagaaatagtaACTGAGGTCATTCCATGAGctaaaaaaatcttcaacaaaaataatttgaaaggctgcaatggtcaggactgggccagaccaaggtcAAGAGCAGTgaatttcttctaagtctcccaggtTGGTGGTAAAAGCCCAAACGCTTGAGCCATATTTTACTACTTTTTCCAGAACATTAACAGgaactggattggcagtggaacacctgggacacaaagTAGAGggcatgtggaatgctggcatcacaggtggcagcttaacttactcTGCCACAACGTTAGCCACGAACTGCCTTTAACATGCCCATCGAAGAAGCTTCTATTCCCACCTTTTGCACCATCAAAAATCTACACTAAAtgattaaattttaataattcttaCCATATAATACAGAATTATAGTATATTAATCAAGTTTACATAACTACAACAAAATATGGGAAAACTAATTTTAGAAAGCAATGTTATGGAGGTTCAAGATCAGGTGGCCTCAGCACTTAGGCATCTGATGAAGAAACCAAAGATGTAAGGTCCCACTCAGGCTTTATAATCACTCCTCTCCTGAATTCCTTTCCAGACAGACCCCCAGTGACGTCCCACTAGGGCAACCCCCTAAACATGCTATCAAGATTCCACCCTCTTTTTTTGGTCACAACAGTTCTgcgccaggtcagagccaggaacttggagcttaTTATTCCAGGTGACCTATATACATGCCCAACTCCTTgtactagcttctgctgctttcctagcaggaagctggatcagaagtagaacagttaGGACTCAaagtagcacccatatgggatgccacaatGTTGAACCCTCTCCTTTCTTATTTGCATGATTTAGTTGCATGAACTCTTATTCAAACCATAGCAGGGAACCATTCTCACACCATTAATGGATACCTGATTTAAGCTCTAATTTAGTAATAAATACGCCTGTCAACTTTCACACAATCTTTGCAAACATAAGAAAACAACTTATGCTTACCACTTGAATCTCCGTGCTCCCCAAGGACCCACCCGTGACAGCTCAACGGGTGAACTCCCAGCCTTTCCCCCATCAGGTATCGGAACCGGGCTGAATCCAGATTGCAGCCACTTCCAATTACACGGTTTTTGGGAAAGCCACTTATCTTCCAAGCCACATAGGTCAGGATATCCACTACAGAGAACATATTGAGGAAAAGTTAGTAGCTAAATCATTAGCTGAGGACTGGCTCTTTGAATCAATATTTTTCTTAACAGCTTAACATCACCAGCTAATATAGGCCAACTCCACTAAgcacttaaaaaaattagttattaaaaaataaacaatacttAGCTTAAGTAATTGTGCATTAACTAAATCACTGTATAGCAATAGGGAGGACAGCAACTAACAAACCCCAGCATGCATTAGCAGCTTTCCCACAGCTCTTCTATTTGGTTTTATGCAGTTAAGTCTCACCTGGGTTGGAAACAATAAGCAACTTGCAGTTGGGGCTGTACTTGACAACATTGGGAATGATGAACTTGAAGATGTTCACGTTCCGCTGGACCAAATTCAGacggctctctccctcctgctgccGTGCCCCAGCTGTGATGATCACCAGCTTGGAGTTGGCAGTCACGCTGTAGTCTAGAGAAACGAACCTGGATTATAACCTCTGGGAGAACTCTTCTCTCTAGCCAACTGGCCAGGGGAGTTGTATCAGAGCTTTGTGCATAGAGTAGAGTACATGCTCCTCCTTCTCTGGAGATCTCTCCACTGGTTCTCTGGCCCCGTTAGTGGAGGAAGACTACATCAATGTCTTCCTTGAAATCCAATTTGAACCCCACTTGCAGCTTCATATGAccagctggggaagctgggatcaggctTCTTTAATTTTTCCCAATTCAGATGAGAGGCTAAGATGGGAgttcaggcttcagcctggccttgtcccagcaactgtggccactggggaagggAACAATGGAGGagaaatctctccctctccctaaaGATGTAAGCCTAGTATGAACTATATAGACTTGCTCAACTGACCTTTGCCAGAGACGATCTTGGGGGTTCTAAGGAAGAGGCTGCCATGCTGGAGGTCCATCATCTCTCCCTTCAGCTTGTCTTCCATGACATCAACAAGAGCGAGTTCAT
The sequence above is a segment of the Ochotona princeps isolate mOchPri1 chromosome 4, mOchPri1.hap1, whole genome shotgun sequence genome. Coding sequences within it:
- the LOC101536610 gene encoding L-lactate dehydrogenase A chain isoform X1; the protein is MAALKDQLIHNLLKEEQVPQNKITVVGVGAVGMACAISILMKDLADELALVDVMEDKLKGEMMDLQHGSLFLRTPKIVSGKDYSVTANSKLVIITAGARQQEGESRLNLVQRNVNIFKFIIPNVVKYSPNCKLLIVSNPVDILTYVAWKISGFPKNRVIGSGCNLDSARFRYLMGERLGVHPLSCHGWVLGEHGDSSVPVWSGVNVAGVSLKTLHPEMGTDTDKEQWKQVHKQVVDSAYEVIKLKGYTSWAIGLSVADLAESIMKNLRRVHPISTMIKGLYGIKDDVFLSVPCILGQNGISDVVKVTLTPDEEERLKKSADTLWGIQKELQF
- the LOC101536610 gene encoding L-lactate dehydrogenase A chain isoform X2, which encodes MSEPSGGYTYTQTSILFVHAKIPAGSKSKSKMAALKDQLIHNLLKEEQVPQNKITVVGVGAVGMACAISILMKDLADELALVDVMEDKLKGEMMDLQHGSLFLRTPKIVSGKDYSVTANSKLVIITAGARQQEGESRLNLVQRNVNIFKFIIPNVVKYSPNCKLLIVSNPVDILTYVAWKISGFPKNRVIGSGCNLDSARFRYLMGERLGVHPLSCHGWVLGEHGDSSVPVWSGVNVAGVSLKTLHPEMGTDTDKEQWKQVHKQVVDSAYEVIKLKGYTSWAIGLSVADLAESIMKNLRRVHPISTMIKGLYGIKDDVFLSVPCILGQNGISDVVKVTLTPDEEERLKKSADTLWGIQKELQF